The proteins below are encoded in one region of Mycobacterium pseudokansasii:
- a CDS encoding IclR family transcriptional regulator, whose amino-acid sequence MSARAEDSDVRSGGIQVIARAAEILRVLQAHPGGLSQVEIGERVGMARSTVSRILNALEDEGLVASRGARGPYRLGPEIARMASTVRLSVVADLHPFLTQLSRELDETVDLSILDGDRADFIDQVVPPRRLRAVSAVGESFPLYCCANGKALLASLPPERQAQALPSRLMPLTANTITDRAALREELAQISRDGIAYDREEQTDGICAVGTVLHGVTDQVVAVSVPVPAQRFYGREEELAQALRAWVAKVNSWFEAS is encoded by the coding sequence ATGAGCGCCAGGGCCGAAGACAGCGACGTCCGCAGCGGCGGCATCCAGGTGATTGCCCGCGCGGCCGAGATCTTGCGGGTGCTGCAAGCTCACCCCGGCGGGCTCAGCCAAGTCGAGATCGGGGAGCGGGTCGGCATGGCCCGGTCCACCGTGAGCCGGATCCTCAACGCATTGGAGGACGAGGGTCTGGTGGCCTCGCGCGGGGCGCGGGGACCCTACCGGCTGGGGCCGGAGATCGCGCGCATGGCCAGCACCGTGCGCCTCAGCGTGGTGGCCGACCTGCACCCATTCCTGACGCAGTTGTCGCGGGAACTCGACGAGACGGTGGACTTGTCGATCCTGGACGGGGATCGTGCCGATTTCATCGACCAGGTGGTTCCGCCGCGGCGGTTGCGCGCGGTGAGCGCGGTGGGAGAGTCCTTTCCGCTGTACTGCTGCGCCAACGGCAAGGCGCTGCTGGCGTCGCTGCCGCCGGAACGGCAGGCGCAGGCGCTGCCCAGTCGGCTGATGCCGCTGACCGCCAACACCATCACCGATCGAGCAGCGTTGCGCGAGGAGCTTGCCCAGATCAGCCGCGACGGCATCGCCTACGACCGCGAGGAGCAGACCGACGGCATTTGCGCGGTCGGGACGGTGCTGCATGGCGTGACCGATCAGGTGGTGGCCGTCAGCGTGCCGGTGCCGGCGCAGCGGTTCTACGGCCGCGAGGAAGAGCTGGCCCAAGCATTACGGGCGTGGGTGGCGAAAGTGAACAGCTGGTTCGAAGCATCGTGA
- a CDS encoding HNH endonuclease — MIGDNKQHGLPIVQNGLSLCKIHHAAFDTNLLGISPDYVVRINRALMDEIDGPMLRHGLQEMDGRPLTLPARASDRPAADQLAERFDEFRAAR, encoded by the coding sequence ATCATCGGCGACAACAAGCAACACGGCCTTCCGATAGTCCAGAACGGTCTGAGCCTCTGCAAAATCCACCACGCTGCTTTCGACACAAACCTGCTCGGAATCTCACCGGATTACGTCGTCCGCATCAACCGTGCCCTTATGGATGAAATCGATGGGCCGATGCTTCGGCACGGCCTCCAAGAAATGGACGGCCGACCCCTTACCCTTCCAGCGCGAGCCTCCGACCGGCCGGCGGCCGATCAACTGGCCGAACGATTCGACGAATTCCGCGCTGCACGATGA
- a CDS encoding cupin domain-containing protein — protein MNVTRVSQATEYTAALHRDVLTVRLQGHEAGHTERFWVGLSTYRPGGIAEMAVAREETVYVVIEGELVVTAEGTETVLGRLDSVHFAKGEVRSLENRSGRAAVLLVAIAHPQEVGE, from the coding sequence ATGAACGTGACCCGGGTGTCGCAGGCAACGGAATACACTGCCGCGCTGCACCGTGACGTGCTCACGGTGCGGCTGCAGGGCCACGAAGCCGGACACACCGAACGGTTCTGGGTGGGGCTGTCCACCTACCGGCCGGGCGGGATCGCCGAAATGGCCGTAGCCCGAGAGGAAACCGTCTATGTGGTGATCGAGGGCGAGCTGGTCGTCACCGCCGAGGGAACCGAAACGGTCTTGGGCCGGCTCGACAGTGTGCATTTCGCCAAAGGCGAGGTGCGGTCGCTGGAAAACCGTTCCGGGCGTGCGGCGGTGCTACTGGTGGCCATCGCTCATCCGCAGGAGGTAGGGGAGTGA
- a CDS encoding sensor domain-containing protein, whose amino-acid sequence MQNSAEKWKNCANQTISTTNRAGETVKWALASLNGEPPSITLNETQVGASNNWGCQRALSAVSNVVVDVNVNGCGYHIANEGRQLADKMVAKVKGR is encoded by the coding sequence GTGCAGAATTCGGCCGAGAAGTGGAAGAACTGCGCCAACCAGACGATCAGCACCACGAACAGGGCCGGCGAGACCGTCAAATGGGCGTTGGCGAGTCTCAACGGCGAGCCGCCGAGTATCACGCTGAACGAGACCCAGGTAGGAGCCAGTAACAACTGGGGCTGCCAGCGTGCGCTGAGCGCGGTGTCCAATGTGGTCGTCGACGTCAACGTCAATGGCTGCGGATACCACATCGCCAATGAAGGTCGCCAGTTAGCCGACAAAATGGTCGCCAAAGTTAAGGGGCGATAG
- a CDS encoding cyclase family protein produces the protein MTVTWPLGDAESKLEFYDLSHPWGHGVPAWPYFEDVKIERLHGMAKSRVLTQKITTVMHSGTHIDAPAHVVEGTPFLDEIPLSAFFGTGVVVSIPKNKWGVVTAEDLEQASPEIRPGDIVIVNTGWHHKYADSAEYYAYSPGFYKEAGEWFAAKGVKAVGTDTQALDHPLATAIAPHGPAEAQGGLLPWAVSEYEEQTGRKVLDDFPEWEPCHRAILSKGIYGFENVGGDLDKVTGKRVTFAAFPWRWVGGDGCIVRLVAIVDPTGSYRIETGA, from the coding sequence ATGACTGTCACGTGGCCCCTCGGTGATGCCGAGTCCAAGCTGGAGTTCTACGACCTGTCGCACCCGTGGGGACATGGGGTGCCGGCCTGGCCGTATTTCGAGGACGTCAAGATCGAACGGCTGCACGGCATGGCCAAGAGCCGGGTGCTGACGCAAAAGATCACCACCGTCATGCATTCCGGCACCCACATCGATGCACCGGCGCACGTGGTGGAGGGAACGCCGTTCCTCGATGAGATTCCACTGAGCGCCTTCTTCGGCACCGGGGTGGTGGTGTCGATCCCGAAAAACAAGTGGGGAGTGGTGACCGCCGAGGATCTCGAGCAGGCCAGCCCTGAAATCCGGCCCGGCGACATCGTCATCGTCAACACCGGCTGGCACCACAAATACGCCGACAGTGCCGAGTACTACGCCTACTCGCCGGGCTTCTACAAGGAAGCGGGGGAGTGGTTTGCGGCCAAGGGCGTCAAGGCGGTCGGCACCGACACCCAGGCCCTGGACCATCCGCTGGCCACTGCGATCGCACCACACGGCCCCGCGGAAGCCCAAGGCGGCCTATTGCCTTGGGCGGTGAGCGAATACGAGGAGCAGACGGGTCGCAAGGTACTCGACGACTTCCCGGAGTGGGAGCCCTGCCACCGCGCGATCCTGTCAAAGGGCATCTACGGTTTCGAAAACGTGGGCGGCGATCTGGACAAGGTCACCGGCAAGCGCGTCACGTTTGCCGCCTTCCCCTGGCGCTGGGTGGGCGGCGACGGCTGCATCGTTCGGTTGGTGGCGATCGTCGACCCCACCGGGAGCTACCGCATCGAGACGGGGGCCTGA
- a CDS encoding lipocalin-like domain-containing protein: MAKALRDNLVGAWELVSYVERDSLDGPVRYPLGADAQGLIIYTPDGYMSAQIQSSGRPDYDRPVASGGTTEQAAAAALGYLAYSGRYFVDESTGDLRHEAKLSLVPNYLGQFHLRHSDLDGDKLTLSSELTLPDGRTVYSSLVWKRAEQAGSQVA, from the coding sequence ATGGCAAAAGCATTGCGTGACAATCTGGTTGGAGCCTGGGAGCTGGTGTCCTACGTCGAGCGGGACAGTCTCGACGGCCCGGTGCGATACCCCCTCGGTGCGGATGCGCAGGGTTTGATCATCTACACCCCGGACGGGTACATGTCGGCGCAGATCCAGTCGTCCGGGCGGCCCGACTACGACCGGCCGGTGGCCAGCGGCGGCACCACCGAGCAGGCGGCGGCCGCGGCGCTGGGGTATCTCGCCTACAGCGGACGGTACTTCGTCGACGAGTCCACGGGTGATCTCCGTCATGAGGCGAAGCTGTCCCTGGTGCCCAACTACCTGGGCCAGTTTCATCTACGGCACAGCGACCTCGACGGTGACAAGCTGACCCTGTCGTCGGAGCTGACCCTGCCTGACGGGCGGACCGTGTACTCGTCTTTGGTGTGGAAGCGTGCCGAGCAGGCCGGTTCGCAGGTTGCCTAG
- a CDS encoding 3-keto-5-aminohexanoate cleavage protein encodes MSVVITVAPTGPIATKADNPALPTTPEEIATAVEQAYRVGAAVAHIHLRDENERPTADLAIARRAIDLIGERCPILIQLSTGVGLSVPFEEREKLVELRPRMATLNPCSMSFGAGEFRNPPDAVRRLAARMLELDIKPELEIYDTGHLEACLRLREEGLLAEPLQFSIVLGVRGGMAATADNLLTMVRRLPPDAIWQVIAIGRANLELTAMGLALGGNARVGLEDTLYLRKGELAPSTLALVTRTMRLVQALDLPVASVEEAEALLRLPGVRR; translated from the coding sequence GTGAGCGTCGTCATCACCGTGGCACCCACCGGACCGATCGCGACCAAGGCCGACAACCCGGCGCTGCCGACCACGCCGGAAGAAATCGCAACCGCGGTCGAACAGGCCTACCGCGTCGGAGCCGCGGTGGCACATATCCATCTGCGTGACGAAAACGAACGGCCGACAGCAGATCTCGCTATCGCACGGCGGGCCATCGACCTGATCGGCGAGCGTTGCCCGATCCTGATCCAGCTGTCGACGGGAGTCGGACTGTCGGTGCCGTTCGAGGAGCGGGAAAAGCTGGTCGAACTGCGGCCGCGGATGGCAACCCTCAACCCGTGCTCGATGAGTTTCGGTGCCGGCGAATTCCGCAACCCGCCGGATGCCGTCCGCCGATTGGCGGCACGGATGCTCGAGCTGGATATCAAACCCGAACTGGAAATCTATGACACCGGGCATCTGGAGGCCTGCCTGCGATTGCGGGAAGAAGGCCTGCTGGCTGAACCTTTGCAGTTCAGCATCGTCCTCGGGGTGCGCGGCGGAATGGCTGCCACCGCCGATAACCTGCTAACGATGGTGCGCCGGCTTCCTCCCGATGCGATCTGGCAAGTTATCGCGATCGGCCGGGCCAACCTGGAATTGACCGCGATGGGCTTGGCCCTGGGCGGTAATGCGCGAGTGGGCCTGGAGGACACCTTGTACTTGCGTAAGGGTGAGCTGGCGCCAAGCACCCTGGCGCTGGTGACGCGCACCATGCGTCTTGTCCAGGCCCTGGATTTGCCGGTCGCCTCCGTTGAAGAAGCCGAGGCATTGCTGCGCCTGCCCGGAGTTCGACGATGA
- a CDS encoding SDR family NAD(P)-dependent oxidoreductase has translation MVTMTQQAPNPGLTRFSVQDKSILITGATGSLGSVAARALADAGARLTLTGGNAAGLAELVEDAGIDNAVMVERRPETPADAEAMVAAAIAHHGRLDGVLVASGMNHVAPITEMAVEDFDKVMDANLRGAWLVCQAAGRVLLEQGDGGSIVLVSSVRGALGHPAGYSAYCPSKAGTDLLAKSLASEWGADGIRVNALAPTVFRSELTEWMYADDEKGRATREAMFARIPLRRFAEPEDFVGALIYLLSDASSFYTGQVMYLDGGYTAC, from the coding sequence TCCATATTGATCACCGGCGCCACGGGTTCGCTGGGCAGCGTCGCCGCTCGGGCGCTTGCGGATGCAGGTGCGCGGCTGACTCTGACCGGCGGCAACGCTGCCGGCCTGGCCGAGTTGGTTGAGGACGCCGGCATCGACAACGCGGTCATGGTCGAGCGTCGGCCCGAGACTCCGGCCGACGCTGAGGCCATGGTGGCTGCGGCCATTGCCCACCACGGCCGCCTCGACGGGGTTCTGGTGGCGTCGGGCATGAACCACGTCGCGCCGATCACCGAGATGGCCGTCGAGGACTTCGACAAGGTGATGGATGCAAATCTGCGCGGCGCCTGGCTGGTCTGCCAAGCGGCCGGGCGGGTTCTGCTCGAGCAGGGCGACGGCGGCAGCATCGTGCTGGTCTCATCGGTCCGCGGAGCGCTCGGTCACCCCGCCGGCTACAGCGCCTACTGCCCGTCGAAAGCGGGCACCGATCTGCTGGCCAAATCCCTGGCGTCCGAATGGGGTGCTGACGGAATCCGGGTAAATGCCCTTGCGCCAACTGTTTTCCGGTCCGAGCTGACCGAGTGGATGTACGCCGACGACGAGAAGGGACGCGCCACCCGCGAGGCGATGTTCGCCCGGATCCCGTTGCGCCGCTTTGCCGAACCCGAAGACTTCGTCGGCGCACTGATCTATCTGCTCAGCGACGCGTCAAGCTTCTACACCGGCCAGGTGATGTATCTGGACGGGGGGTACACCGCATGCTGA
- a CDS encoding 3-hydroxyacyl-CoA dehydrogenase family protein, which produces MLTPHGFSRAAVVGAGLMGRRIAGVLASTGLEVAITDTNAEILEAAAAEAAAVTGAERGSVTATGDLAAAVHNTDLVVEAIVENLAVKQELFQRLANLAPHAVLATNTSVLPIGGVAERVDDGSRVIGTHFWNPPDLIPVVEVVPSDRTSPDTVERIVALLTEAGKMPVRVARDVPGFIGNRLQHALWREAMALVAEGVCDAETVDLVVHNTIGLRLATLGPLENADYIGLDLTLAIHDAVIPSLNSDPHPSPLLRRLVADGQLGARTGHGFLDWPAGARERTAARLAQHINAQLAQDRNTKGSN; this is translated from the coding sequence ATGCTGACGCCTCACGGATTTTCTCGCGCCGCCGTCGTCGGCGCCGGTTTGATGGGCCGGCGCATCGCCGGCGTGCTGGCGTCGACGGGGCTCGAGGTCGCGATCACCGACACCAACGCCGAAATCCTCGAAGCGGCAGCGGCGGAAGCCGCCGCAGTGACCGGCGCAGAACGCGGATCGGTCACCGCCACCGGTGATCTGGCGGCGGCGGTGCACAACACCGATCTGGTGGTCGAGGCGATCGTCGAAAACCTGGCGGTCAAACAGGAACTCTTCCAACGCCTGGCGAACCTGGCCCCACATGCGGTGCTGGCGACCAACACGTCCGTCCTGCCGATCGGCGGCGTCGCCGAGCGCGTCGACGACGGCAGCCGAGTCATCGGTACGCACTTCTGGAATCCGCCCGACCTCATTCCGGTCGTCGAGGTGGTGCCCAGCGATCGAACCTCCCCGGACACGGTGGAACGCATCGTGGCGCTGCTGACCGAGGCCGGCAAGATGCCGGTGCGGGTCGCACGCGACGTCCCCGGATTCATCGGCAACCGGCTTCAGCATGCGCTGTGGCGTGAGGCGATGGCGTTGGTCGCTGAAGGCGTCTGCGACGCCGAGACGGTAGATCTGGTGGTGCACAACACCATTGGACTCCGGCTGGCCACCCTGGGCCCGCTGGAAAACGCCGACTACATCGGCCTCGACCTCACCCTGGCCATCCACGATGCGGTAATCCCCAGCCTCAACAGCGACCCGCATCCCAGCCCGCTGCTGCGCCGGCTGGTTGCCGACGGGCAACTCGGAGCGCGCACCGGACACGGTTTCCTCGACTGGCCCGCGGGCGCCCGGGAGCGCACGGCGGCACGACTTGCCCAGCACATCAATGCGCAACTGGCACAAGACCGGAACACGAAAGGAAGTAATTAG